A window from Neobacillus sp. PS3-40 encodes these proteins:
- a CDS encoding Gfo/Idh/MocA family oxidoreductase, whose translation MTVVRWGILSTADIARTQLIPAFKRAKNAQVLAISSESGKASETARNFDIPKSYDRYDELLKDPELDAIYIPLPNHLHQEWAIKAAEQGKHVLCEKPAALNTEEAKTIGIAVRKNGVKFMEGFMYQFHPQHQRVRDIIASGEIGEVKFMRATFSFYLEQTENIRMDKNKGGGSIYDIGCYCLHAIRNMLGSEIASVDVNSQLDLDTGVDFSAIGNVTLENGVRAVFDCSIEMAFRQEYEIVGTKGRIIVPRAFRPDLHGGEGLIIVQKENEERMERLLGDIYALEVEHFSQSIIDDREPLNTIENTINNMVAIDECYHSISNKNRS comes from the coding sequence TTGACAGTCGTTCGTTGGGGAATTTTAAGTACTGCAGATATTGCTCGAACACAGCTCATTCCAGCATTTAAACGGGCAAAAAATGCTCAAGTCCTTGCTATTTCGAGTGAAAGTGGAAAAGCAAGTGAAACTGCACGAAATTTTGATATTCCAAAATCATATGATCGTTATGATGAATTGCTTAAAGACCCGGAGTTAGATGCAATTTATATTCCGTTACCTAACCACTTACATCAAGAATGGGCTATAAAAGCAGCAGAGCAAGGGAAACATGTTCTTTGTGAAAAACCAGCTGCTTTAAATACTGAGGAAGCAAAAACTATTGGCATTGCTGTTCGGAAAAATGGCGTCAAATTCATGGAAGGTTTTATGTATCAATTTCACCCCCAACATCAACGGGTCAGAGATATAATTGCATCGGGAGAAATTGGTGAAGTGAAATTTATGCGGGCAACTTTTTCCTTTTATCTTGAGCAAACCGAGAATATCCGAATGGATAAAAATAAAGGTGGTGGAAGTATCTATGATATTGGTTGTTATTGCTTGCACGCTATCAGAAATATGTTAGGGTCAGAAATAGCAAGTGTTGACGTAAACAGCCAATTGGATTTAGATACTGGTGTTGATTTTTCAGCTATAGGAAACGTGACGCTAGAAAATGGTGTAAGGGCAGTTTTTGATTGCAGCATAGAGATGGCGTTTAGACAAGAATATGAAATTGTTGGAACTAAAGGTCGAATAATAGTTCCAAGGGCTTTTCGACCAGATCTACATGGTGGGGAAGGTTTGATAATTGTTCAGAAAGAGAATGAAGAAAGAATGGAAAGATTGCTTGGAGATATTTATGCACTTGAAGTTGAGCATTTCTCCCAGTCTATTATTGATGATAGAGAACCATTAAATACAATTGAAAATACGATCAATAATATGGTTGCCATTGATGAATGCTATCATTCTATTAGTAATAAGAATAGAAGCTAA